From the Winogradskyella forsetii genome, the window AAATAATTCCAAAAGAAAATGCGCCAAAAATAACAAAATCAGATTTTGACGAACTATTGGATAATTTTGAAAATATAGAATTATGGAAGGAAAAATTTCCGCCAAATAGTTACGTTTTTAAAGGCTTTGTAATTTCAAATCTTTTTGATATTACGGACGACCAGTCCATATCTAATATAAAAACAGGTTTAATAGGCGATGACAAGCGAAAAAGTAAAAGCTTTATGGAAAACTTCCATGAGATATTTCGTTCGCTGTTAGGCTTAAAGGATATTCATGTTGGTTTTTCTACATACAATAAGGATGAAGATTCCTTTGAGCGCGTTTATGGTTCAGGCATGAAGAGTTTTTTATTAAATGATTTAGAAACGTCTCACTGCTCGGATACTTTGTGCAATTGGTCTTATAATCGCTTACTAAACGAAAAAAAATATTTTTCTATTTCAGATGTCAAAAAGCAATTTGAACATCCAGATAGAAATGCACCACACATAAAAATTCTGAACCAACAAGGTATACAAAGTGCTATTTTTGCGCCAATTACAAACGATGAAGGTTTAATGGGTATACTCGAAATTGTATCAGAAAAGCCAAAAGTTTTAAACAGTATCAATGCGAATAAATTAGCAGATGTTATGCCTTTTATTGTTTCTGCGGTCGAACGGTCAAAGAAGGAAGAAGAGAATTTAATCGAAGCTATTATTCAAAAAGAATGTACGTCCATTCATAAAAGTGTACATTGGAAATTCGTTCAAGAAGCAAGACATTACATCAAAGAGCAGCTAGAAAATAATGAAACACCAACCTTCAAAAAAATAGCGTTTGATGATGTTTATCCTTTATTTGGGCAATTAGATGTGAAAGGCTCGTCTGATGCTAGAAATTTGGCAACTCAAAAGGATTTACAATTGCAACTTGGTTATGCCGAAAAAATCTTGAATAAAACACTGGATGAGAAAAGTCTGCCCATTTACGAACAGATAAAATTCCAAATTTCAGAATATAGTTCAGCTTTAAAAGACCATTTTAAAGTTGATAGTGAGCATGCGATAACCGTATTTTTAACCAAAGAAGTTTTACCGGTATTTCAACTTATCGCTGATACACAACCACTTGTTAAAAAAGAAATAGAGGATTATTTTAGTAAGTTGGATAAAGAATTGGGAGTCGTTTATTTTTACAGGAGACATTATGATGAAACCGTGAAGTTGATAAACAACAATATGTCTTCTTTATTGGATGAAAAGCAGCTTGAAGCGCAGAAAATGTACCCTCATTTTTTTGAAAGATTTAAAACCGACGGTGTAGAACACAATATGTATATAGGAGAGTCCATAACAAAGGATGATAGTTTCAATGTGATCTACTTATACAATTTAAGGTTGTGGCAACTTCAGGTGATGTGCGAGATGGAGAACGAATATTATCAAAACCGACACGACTATCCCGTTTCTTTAGATGTAGCTTCGATGATTTTAGTTTTTAATCAGCCTTTATCCATCCGATTTAGAATGGATGAAAAACGTTTTGATGTTGATGGAACCTACAACGCACGTTACGAAGTGGTAAAAAAACGTGTCGATAAAGCGTACATTAAAGGTACTGAAGAACGTATTACCCAAAAAGGAAAACTAACTATAGTATATTCTCAAAAAGAAGACGAAGAAGAATATGAAAGATATATTAAGTTTCTGCAGTCCAAAAAAGTTTTAGATAATGATTTAGAATATCTTGAACTTGAAGATTTACAGGCTATTACGGGATTGAAAGCATTGCGAATTAGTATGCTCTATCATAATAATAAAGATGATAAAACATTCTATACTTATAATGATTTAATGGAAACCATTAAAGCCTAGGCGATTTTCGCTATCCTCAAAATATCCTTGATTATAAACCGTCAAAACATCATCAATATCAGAACCAGGATTGGTTTTTATAGCAATGGCAAACGAAATTAAGGATACAAT encodes:
- a CDS encoding GAF domain-containing protein, encoding MDINEHIETPFEIKISFNKILNQYENLIAADNDFIAANARRVLKIAEENPILRDGFSDFSLLKTYEKEIEGLLQDAFSPLLTKNEIKTATIPFHNFTFNRSERFKNILKTAGDDFELQILNMPADEKYIFVCAVILNFCYGYNINFKRPFFYEIPDANGVMRYYKMLYNADFIEIIPKENAPKITKSDFDELLDNFENIELWKEKFPPNSYVFKGFVISNLFDITDDQSISNIKTGLIGDDKRKSKSFMENFHEIFRSLLGLKDIHVGFSTYNKDEDSFERVYGSGMKSFLLNDLETSHCSDTLCNWSYNRLLNEKKYFSISDVKKQFEHPDRNAPHIKILNQQGIQSAIFAPITNDEGLMGILEIVSEKPKVLNSINANKLADVMPFIVSAVERSKKEEENLIEAIIQKECTSIHKSVHWKFVQEARHYIKEQLENNETPTFKKIAFDDVYPLFGQLDVKGSSDARNLATQKDLQLQLGYAEKILNKTLDEKSLPIYEQIKFQISEYSSALKDHFKVDSEHAITVFLTKEVLPVFQLIADTQPLVKKEIEDYFSKLDKELGVVYFYRRHYDETVKLINNNMSSLLDEKQLEAQKMYPHFFERFKTDGVEHNMYIGESITKDDSFNVIYLYNLRLWQLQVMCEMENEYYQNRHDYPVSLDVASMILVFNQPLSIRFRMDEKRFDVDGTYNARYEVVKKRVDKAYIKGTEERITQKGKLTIVYSQKEDEEEYERYIKFLQSKKVLDNDLEYLELEDLQAITGLKALRISMLYHNNKDDKTFYTYNDLMETIKA